A genomic region of Cydia splendana chromosome 17, ilCydSple1.2, whole genome shotgun sequence contains the following coding sequences:
- the LOC134798929 gene encoding tropomyosin-1 isoform X2 produces the protein MDAIKKKMQAMKLEKDNAMDKADTCEQQARDANLRAEKVNEEVRELQKKLSQVEEILTQSKNQLEGATKTLEEKEKTLTTTEAEVASLNRKVQQIEEDLEKSEERSGTAQQKLLEAQQSADENNRMCKVLENRASQDEERMDQLTNQLKEARLLAEDADGKSDEVSRKLAFVEDELEVAEDRVKSGDSKIGELEEELKVVGNSLKSLEVSEEKANQRVEEFKKQLKTLTSKLKEAEARAEYAEKTVKKLQKEVDRLEDLLFNEKEKYKAICDDLDGTFAELTGY, from the exons ATGGACGCGATCAAGAAGAAGATGCAGGCGATGAAGCTGGAGAAGGATAACGCCATGGACAAGGCGGACACCTGCGAGCAGCAGGCCAGGGATGCCAACCTCCGCGCCGAGAAG GTGAATGAGGAAGTCCGTGAGCTCCAGAAGAAGCTGTCGCAGGTGGAAGAGATCCTCACCCAGAGCAAGAACCAGCTCGAGGGCGCCACCAAGACCCTCGAGGAGAAGGAGAAGACCCTCACCACCACCGAGGCTGAAGTCGCCTCCCTCAACAG GAAGGTGCAGCAGATTGAGGAGGACCTTGAGAAGTCCGAAGAGAGGTCCGGCACTGCCCAGCAGAAGCTGCTCGAGGCCCAACAGTCCGCTGACGAGAACAACCG TATGTGCAAGGTGTTGGAGAACAGGGCCTCCCAAGACGAGGAGCGTATGGACCAGCTCACCAACCAGCTCAAGGAGGCGCGTCTGCTCGCCGAGGACGCCGACGGCAAGTCCGACGAG GTGTCCCGCAAGCTGGCCTTCGTTGAAGACGAGCTGGAGGTCGCTGAAGATCGCGTCAAGTCCGGAGACTCCAAGATCGGCGAGCTTGAGGAGGAGTTGAAG GTCGTAGGTAACTCCCTGAAGTCCCTGGAGGTGTCCGAAGAGAAGGCCAACCAGCGCGTGGAGGAGTTCAAGAAGCAGCTCAAGACCCTCACGAGCAAGCTGAAGGAGGCCGAGGCCCGCGCCGAGTACGCCGAGAAGACCGTTAAGAAACTGCAGAAGGAGGTCGACAGGCTCGAAG ACTTGTTATTCAACGAGAAGGAGAAATACAAGGCCATATGCGATGACCTCGACGGCACATTCGCCGAACTTACAGGATACTAA
- the LOC134798929 gene encoding tropomyosin-1 isoform X1 yields the protein MDAIKKKMQAMKLEKDNAMDKADTCEQQARDANLRAEKVNEEVRELQKKLSQVEEILTQSKNQLEGATKTLEEKEKTLTTTEAEVASLNRKVQQIEEDLEKSEERSGTAQQKLLEAQQSADENNRMCKVLENRASQDEERMDQLTNQLKEARLLAEDADGKSDEVSRKLAFVEDELEVAEDRVKSGDSKIGELEEELKVVGNSLKSLEVSEEKANQRVEEFKKQLKTLTSKLKEAEARAEYAEKTVKKLQKEVDRLEDELGINKDRYKSLADEMDSTFAELAGY from the exons ATGGACGCGATCAAGAAGAAGATGCAGGCGATGAAGCTGGAGAAGGATAACGCCATGGACAAGGCGGACACCTGCGAGCAGCAGGCCAGGGATGCCAACCTCCGCGCCGAGAAG GTGAATGAGGAAGTCCGTGAGCTCCAGAAGAAGCTGTCGCAGGTGGAAGAGATCCTCACCCAGAGCAAGAACCAGCTCGAGGGCGCCACCAAGACCCTCGAGGAGAAGGAGAAGACCCTCACCACCACCGAGGCTGAAGTCGCCTCCCTCAACAG GAAGGTGCAGCAGATTGAGGAGGACCTTGAGAAGTCCGAAGAGAGGTCCGGCACTGCCCAGCAGAAGCTGCTCGAGGCCCAACAGTCCGCTGACGAGAACAACCG TATGTGCAAGGTGTTGGAGAACAGGGCCTCCCAAGACGAGGAGCGTATGGACCAGCTCACCAACCAGCTCAAGGAGGCGCGTCTGCTCGCCGAGGACGCCGACGGCAAGTCCGACGAG GTGTCCCGCAAGCTGGCCTTCGTTGAAGACGAGCTGGAGGTCGCTGAAGATCGCGTCAAGTCCGGAGACTCCAAGATCGGCGAGCTTGAGGAGGAGTTGAAG GTCGTAGGTAACTCCCTGAAGTCCCTGGAGGTGTCCGAAGAGAAGGCCAACCAGCGCGTGGAGGAGTTCAAGAAGCAGCTCAAGACCCTCACGAGCAAGCTGAAGGAGGCCGAGGCCCGCGCCGAGTACGCCGAGAAGACCGTTAAGAAACTGCAGAAGGAGGTCGACAGGCTCGAAG